From Veillonella dispar, one genomic window encodes:
- a CDS encoding efflux RND transporter periplasmic adaptor subunit, with protein MTGSDRMKLKRIYSVVAMLGVVMMALAIAGCGTKTVSVADVTYKDMPLQIHNDANVTALNKATVTPTLTGQVAYAVKVGDQVQQGQVLATVDTSALQQQLASLQGQLAQASAQSYATSVTTTTAASVDSAQLAQAQKMREAGMITQKEYDRIVERSQPQTTTVTTGGGGGGANTAAIEAQIAQVSAQMAASTIVAPIAGTVTAIYNEDRQMAIADRPFMMIQQSTPMVASLSIPRDAAMKLGTPDAKKGIKVLLKVGDQELPGELTYVDVTQPENVPSVLVKATFNNDKGLIKAGEFYTLIIESDIKAKMLTVPSKAVRENQDGKYVYVLTENNTVDVRVVEVGMTEDDDVAIISGLNEGDKVITTDGNFELGESVKL; from the coding sequence ATGACAGGAAGTGACAGAATGAAATTAAAACGAATTTATTCTGTAGTTGCTATGCTTGGTGTTGTGATGATGGCCTTGGCCATCGCTGGTTGCGGTACGAAAACGGTATCCGTTGCTGATGTAACATACAAGGATATGCCACTGCAGATCCATAATGACGCCAATGTAACAGCTCTCAATAAGGCGACGGTAACGCCGACGTTGACGGGGCAGGTCGCATATGCTGTGAAAGTAGGCGACCAAGTACAACAAGGTCAAGTCTTGGCCACTGTAGATACATCGGCTTTACAGCAACAGCTAGCATCCTTACAAGGTCAGTTAGCGCAAGCCTCAGCTCAGTCCTATGCGACGTCTGTGACAACTACGACAGCAGCGTCTGTAGATAGTGCTCAATTGGCACAAGCTCAGAAGATGCGCGAAGCGGGCATGATTACTCAAAAAGAATATGATCGCATTGTAGAGCGGTCTCAGCCACAAACTACGACAGTAACAACTGGCGGTGGCGGCGGTGGTGCTAATACGGCGGCTATTGAGGCTCAAATCGCTCAAGTATCTGCACAAATGGCAGCATCTACAATTGTAGCGCCTATAGCTGGTACGGTAACAGCTATTTACAATGAAGACCGTCAAATGGCGATTGCAGATCGTCCATTCATGATGATTCAACAATCTACACCGATGGTAGCATCCCTTAGCATTCCTCGTGATGCGGCGATGAAGTTAGGCACACCTGACGCTAAAAAGGGGATTAAGGTACTCCTCAAGGTAGGCGACCAAGAATTACCTGGCGAATTGACCTATGTAGATGTAACACAGCCAGAAAATGTACCAAGTGTTCTTGTGAAAGCTACTTTCAACAATGACAAAGGCCTTATCAAGGCTGGCGAGTTCTATACGCTCATCATCGAGTCAGATATAAAAGCGAAGATGCTCACTGTACCAAGCAAAGCGGTTCGCGAAAACCAAGACGGCAAATACGTATATGTATTGACCGAAAATAATACAGTTGACGTACGTGTCGTTGAGGTCGGTATGACAGAAGACGATGATGTAGCAATTATTTCAGGCCTAAACGAAGGAGATAAGGTAATTACAACCGACGGAAACTTTGAATTAGGTGAATCTGTTAAATTATAA
- a CDS encoding aldo/keto reductase, with amino-acid sequence MEERMDFRILNNGSFIPSIGYGTYKTGSEGETEQAVTNALNVGYRLLDTAAYYGNEEAVGRGIKASGVKRTDIVITTKIWHTDAGYDNTMRAVESSLKKLDTNYIDIMLVHQPLGDYYGSWRAMEELYDQNVLRGLGLSNFYEDRLIDLLYHCNVKPVVNQIECHPFNQRQSLIQLMRKHQVVGMAWSPFTRDRQPIFDHPIIKSLAEKYGVSKHQIILRWHIQRGIIPLPKANNVSHMEANFDVFDFKLTNIDMDVMELLDQQDFLEDHHTAPGLERLLQLR; translated from the coding sequence ATGGAAGAACGGATGGATTTTAGAATTTTAAATAACGGTAGCTTTATTCCCTCTATCGGTTATGGTACCTACAAAACAGGTAGCGAAGGAGAAACAGAACAAGCCGTAACTAATGCATTAAACGTAGGTTATCGATTACTCGATACAGCTGCCTACTACGGCAACGAAGAGGCCGTTGGCAGAGGTATCAAAGCATCTGGCGTTAAACGTACTGACATCGTTATTACCACAAAAATTTGGCATACCGACGCAGGCTACGATAATACGATGCGTGCTGTTGAAAGCTCCTTGAAAAAATTAGACACTAATTATATCGATATTATGCTCGTACATCAACCCCTTGGCGACTATTACGGTTCTTGGCGCGCCATGGAAGAGTTATACGACCAAAACGTATTGCGCGGGTTAGGCCTATCTAACTTTTACGAAGATCGCTTAATCGACTTGCTATATCACTGCAATGTGAAACCTGTGGTGAACCAAATTGAATGTCATCCATTCAACCAACGCCAATCTCTTATTCAATTGATGAGAAAGCATCAAGTAGTGGGCATGGCTTGGTCTCCATTCACCCGTGACCGCCAACCTATTTTTGACCATCCTATCATCAAAAGCTTGGCTGAAAAATACGGCGTGTCTAAACATCAAATCATCTTGCGTTGGCACATTCAACGTGGCATCATTCCATTGCCAAAGGCAAATAATGTAAGTCACATGGAAGCCAACTTCGATGTATTCGATTTCAAACTTACAAACATCGACATGGACGTTATGGAACTATTAGATCAACAAGACTTCTTGGAAGATCACCATACAGCGCCAGGTCTAGAAAGACTATTACAACTAAGATAA
- a CDS encoding branched-chain amino acid transporter permease, translated as MTSIEMVMTVAIVVAGTLLTRFGAFLIFPPGKKAPDFVLYLGKALPASVMGMLVVYTFKETVVLSYPYGIPELIALVVTVGLHLWKRNMLISIGAGTVVYMILIQAVFNVPK; from the coding sequence TTGACTAGTATAGAAATGGTTATGACCGTTGCTATCGTAGTAGCAGGTACATTATTGACTCGTTTTGGGGCGTTTCTTATATTCCCACCTGGTAAAAAGGCACCAGACTTTGTGCTCTATCTTGGTAAAGCGCTACCTGCCTCTGTGATGGGGATGCTCGTTGTATATACTTTTAAAGAAACTGTCGTCCTATCGTATCCATATGGCATACCTGAATTGATTGCATTGGTTGTTACCGTAGGCTTACATCTATGGAAGCGAAATATGCTTATATCCATTGGGGCGGGCACTGTAGTGTACATGATCCTTATACAAGCTGTCTTTAATGTGCCTAAATAA
- a CDS encoding AzlC family ABC transporter permease has protein sequence MIPMGISFFFIGLGFGLYATSQGFPWWTAPVLAATIFAGSMEFVTIGMLMAGFDPLNAFVLTMFVNGRHFFYGLPMLQRYVNMGWKWFPTVAWMCDESFAINASTKLPEDVDEKWFYFHVSWLNYVFWVFSTLVGGLFGNLLAAVDLRGIDFVLPGLFIVIFLEMLLNAKNNRIKAFGVAGAIVALIMLLVVGKSLFMLTSMSCMLVASYIAYKWGGVRLD, from the coding sequence ATGATTCCTATGGGTATTAGCTTCTTTTTCATAGGATTAGGGTTTGGCCTGTATGCGACGAGCCAAGGCTTTCCGTGGTGGACGGCACCTGTTTTAGCAGCCACTATTTTCGCAGGCTCCATGGAATTCGTCACTATTGGTATGCTCATGGCAGGCTTTGATCCGTTAAATGCCTTTGTTTTGACTATGTTTGTCAATGGGCGTCATTTCTTCTATGGGCTGCCTATGTTACAGCGCTATGTTAATATGGGCTGGAAATGGTTTCCTACCGTAGCTTGGATGTGCGATGAAAGCTTTGCTATCAATGCCTCAACTAAGCTTCCAGAAGATGTAGATGAAAAGTGGTTCTATTTCCATGTATCTTGGCTTAACTACGTATTCTGGGTATTTAGTACTCTTGTGGGGGGCTTATTCGGGAATTTATTGGCTGCTGTAGATTTACGGGGCATTGATTTCGTATTACCGGGCCTATTTATTGTGATATTCCTTGAAATGTTATTGAATGCTAAGAATAATAGGATTAAAGCCTTTGGTGTAGCGGGTGCTATAGTAGCACTTATTATGCTATTAGTAGTAGGTAAGTCCCTCTTTATGCTTACCTCTATGAGTTGTATGCTCGTTGCGTCTTATATTGCGTATAAGTGGGGAGGTGTGCGCCTTGACTAG
- a CDS encoding iron-containing alcohol dehydrogenase — MFNFDFYNPTYIVFGKDRLDELDVLVPKEAKVLITYGGGSAVRSGLIDRIVKALGNRKVEQFGGIEPNPSLETCERAVAFIKEHGVDFVLAVGGGSVVDATKLIVMGATYDGPVIEVMKASVPAVPVEMVPNPLPFGTVMTLPATGSEMNNGAVITYGDGKYPVFSNLIFPKFSMLDPTLTFTLPEKQVKNGVIDTFVHTTEQYLTYPVEGRIQDRFSEGILKTMIEIGKETVENPENYDIRANHVWASALALNGLIGAGVPQDWATHLIGHELTATYHLDHGITLAIVLPALLEVKKADKLEKLAQYATRVWHITEGTNQEKADKAIAKTREFFESLGVSTHLKDYGLGEEAVDKIVKQLEAHGMTQLGEKGDVTPEVAREILTRAL; from the coding sequence ATGTTTAACTTTGATTTTTATAATCCAACCTATATCGTATTTGGTAAAGATCGTTTAGATGAATTAGATGTATTGGTGCCAAAGGAGGCAAAGGTACTCATTACTTACGGCGGCGGATCTGCAGTGCGTAGTGGTCTTATTGATCGCATTGTAAAGGCACTTGGTAACCGTAAGGTAGAGCAATTCGGCGGTATTGAGCCAAACCCATCCCTTGAAACGTGTGAACGTGCAGTAGCTTTCATTAAAGAACATGGTGTAGATTTCGTTCTCGCTGTAGGCGGCGGTTCTGTAGTAGACGCTACAAAACTTATCGTTATGGGCGCTACCTATGATGGACCTGTTATTGAGGTTATGAAAGCTAGTGTGCCAGCGGTTCCAGTAGAGATGGTACCAAATCCCTTGCCATTTGGTACAGTTATGACACTTCCTGCTACGGGTTCCGAAATGAACAATGGTGCCGTTATTACTTATGGTGATGGTAAATATCCTGTGTTCAGTAACTTAATATTCCCTAAGTTCTCCATGCTCGATCCAACATTGACTTTCACATTGCCTGAAAAACAAGTTAAGAATGGTGTTATCGATACTTTCGTACATACTACAGAGCAATATTTAACATATCCTGTAGAAGGCCGTATTCAAGATCGTTTCAGTGAAGGTATTTTGAAAACTATGATTGAAATCGGCAAAGAAACGGTAGAGAATCCAGAAAACTACGATATTCGTGCTAACCATGTGTGGGCTTCTGCCTTGGCATTAAACGGCTTGATTGGTGCAGGTGTGCCACAAGACTGGGCAACACATCTTATCGGTCATGAGTTGACTGCGACGTACCATCTTGACCATGGGATTACATTAGCTATTGTATTGCCTGCATTGTTAGAAGTGAAAAAAGCAGACAAGCTTGAAAAATTGGCACAATATGCTACACGTGTATGGCATATTACAGAAGGTACAAATCAAGAAAAAGCAGATAAGGCTATCGCTAAAACCCGTGAATTCTTCGAGTCCCTTGGTGTATCTACCCATTTGAAAGACTATGGTCTAGGCGAAGAAGCAGTTGATAAAATTGTGAAACAATTAGAAGCCCATGGTATGACACAACTTGGTGAAAAAGGCGATGTAACACCAGAAGTAGCTCGTGAAATTTTAACGCGCGCTTTATAA
- a CDS encoding MetQ/NlpA family ABC transporter substrate-binding protein, with protein MKLKKFIAPLLVGVLAFAIAGCGTNTNQSSQAPKEIKIGATAGPHAQVAEAVAKEAKKQGIDLKVVEFSDYVTPDKALADGDIQLNAYQHVPFMENFNKQNGSNLVAIGKTLLVRMGLYSNSVHSVQDVPEGATVSIPNDPTNGGRALVLLAKAGLITLKDGVGFKATVADITSNPKNIKIQELEAAQLPRSLDDVTIAVIPMNYVQSAGLSVEKQGFFFESKDEPLTVIVLAVRNEDKDNETYKKIADIYKSDAIKQYIDETFKGTITTAN; from the coding sequence ATGAAATTAAAAAAATTTATTGCCCCTCTTCTCGTTGGCGTTTTAGCATTCGCCATCGCAGGCTGTGGCACAAATACAAATCAATCTAGTCAGGCACCAAAGGAAATTAAAATCGGTGCTACTGCTGGTCCTCATGCTCAAGTTGCTGAAGCCGTTGCAAAAGAGGCTAAAAAACAAGGTATCGACCTTAAAGTTGTAGAGTTCTCCGATTATGTAACACCAGATAAAGCCCTCGCTGATGGCGACATTCAATTGAATGCGTACCAACACGTGCCATTTATGGAAAACTTTAACAAACAAAATGGTTCCAACTTAGTAGCAATCGGTAAAACCCTTTTAGTGCGTATGGGATTATATAGTAATAGTGTACATAGCGTACAAGATGTACCTGAAGGCGCTACGGTTTCTATTCCAAATGACCCTACTAATGGTGGTCGTGCATTAGTATTATTAGCTAAAGCTGGATTAATTACGTTAAAAGATGGTGTCGGCTTCAAAGCAACTGTTGCAGATATCACATCTAACCCGAAAAATATAAAGATTCAAGAATTAGAAGCAGCTCAATTACCTCGTAGTCTAGATGATGTAACAATTGCAGTTATTCCAATGAATTATGTACAAAGTGCTGGCCTTAGTGTAGAAAAACAAGGCTTCTTCTTCGAATCAAAAGATGAACCATTAACAGTTATCGTACTTGCTGTACGTAATGAAGACAAAGACAACGAAACTTACAAAAAAATTGCAGACATCTACAAATCTGATGCTATTAAACAATACATCGACGAAACATTCAAAGGCACTATTACAACTGCCAACTAA
- a CDS encoding nitroreductase family protein — protein MLFTVNTEVCTRCGLCVADCPTGLLVMSENGPVTGKGGCISCGHCISVCPTLALDSDMTPRKEQIDITKEQKLTPEQAELFLRSRRSIRNYQNKPVPAELIRKVLNVARMAPTATNTQGISYIVIRDKQKLRRIADLVLEWMHLAAKTVPIMRLYARAAQAEVDKGKEYILRDAPALVVAIGSKKDIHRTHDSGHSCLSYAELYAPTLGLGTCWAGFFEHAGEAEYEPLLELLGVPEDKIIAGGILMGYPKVRYRNIVERQPLDVTFDTEE, from the coding sequence ATGTTATTTACCGTCAATACAGAAGTCTGTACACGATGCGGCCTTTGCGTAGCTGACTGTCCGACAGGCTTGCTAGTGATGTCCGAAAATGGGCCTGTAACTGGCAAAGGAGGTTGTATCTCCTGTGGGCATTGTATTTCTGTCTGCCCTACACTTGCTCTTGATAGTGATATGACACCACGTAAAGAGCAAATCGATATCACAAAAGAACAAAAGTTAACGCCAGAGCAAGCTGAGTTATTCTTACGCAGCCGTCGCTCTATTCGTAATTACCAAAATAAACCAGTTCCTGCTGAGCTTATTCGAAAGGTATTAAATGTTGCGAGAATGGCTCCCACAGCAACAAATACACAAGGTATTTCTTATATTGTAATTCGGGATAAACAAAAGTTGCGCCGCATTGCAGATCTCGTTCTTGAGTGGATGCATTTAGCTGCGAAAACTGTGCCGATTATGCGTCTTTATGCTCGTGCAGCACAAGCTGAAGTGGATAAAGGTAAGGAATACATCTTGCGTGATGCGCCTGCGTTAGTAGTGGCTATCGGTTCTAAAAAGGATATTCATCGTACTCACGATAGTGGTCATTCTTGCTTGTCTTATGCAGAGTTGTATGCACCAACATTAGGTTTAGGCACTTGTTGGGCAGGCTTCTTTGAACATGCTGGAGAAGCAGAATATGAACCATTATTGGAGCTATTAGGTGTGCCTGAAGATAAAATCATTGCTGGTGGTATCTTAATGGGCTATCCAAAGGTTCGTTACCGCAATATTGTGGAACGTCAACCATTAGATGTTACATTTGATACAGAAGAGTAA